The following proteins are co-located in the Pedobacter sp. FW305-3-2-15-E-R2A2 genome:
- a CDS encoding HmuY family protein: MNKIKSVLVLLTLSAGCLMACKKDKAAEPIQEPDFVQVSPQIKKYKNGMVEVTRLPMPDLKDPSSRGFFNFDKMSFVDAGKVKTKEWDIVFESLYAATVFPNNGTTEEEFPWFGNDAKVQFSGIVKPFDEVTALPDNFVFPGGKSNLSTAEFDNDESRKNPIYWGFMAFDVDGGFSHFQAWKGKVFIWKLDDGRFVKFEMSNVYNNAPDANNSKSVPGYLSFRYFVGKPGSRDLKTN; this comes from the coding sequence ATGAATAAAATAAAGAGTGTACTGGTTTTACTGACCCTTTCTGCGGGTTGTTTAATGGCTTGTAAAAAGGATAAAGCAGCAGAACCGATTCAGGAACCGGATTTCGTGCAGGTATCTCCTCAGATTAAAAAGTATAAAAACGGAATGGTTGAGGTGACCCGGCTCCCAATGCCCGATCTCAAGGATCCTAGCAGCAGAGGATTCTTCAACTTTGATAAAATGTCTTTTGTTGATGCCGGAAAAGTGAAAACAAAGGAATGGGATATTGTATTTGAAAGTTTGTACGCGGCGACTGTTTTTCCCAACAATGGAACGACAGAAGAAGAGTTTCCATGGTTTGGGAACGATGCTAAAGTTCAGTTCAGCGGGATTGTAAAGCCATTTGACGAAGTAACTGCCTTGCCTGATAATTTTGTTTTTCCTGGCGGAAAGAGCAATTTAAGTACTGCTGAATTTGATAACGACGAAAGCCGGAAAAACCCCATTTATTGGGGCTTTATGGCATTTGATGTAGATGGTGGTTTCTCCCATTTTCAGGCCTGGAAGGGAAAAGTTTTTATCTGGAAACTGGACGACGGACGTTTTGTAAAGTTTGAGATGAGCAATGTCTATAATAATGCACCTGACGCAAACAACAGTAAGTCGGTACCAGGTTATCTGAGCTTCCGTTATTTTGTCGGAAAGCCGGGTAGCAGGGATTTGAAAACGAATTAA
- a CDS encoding S41 family peptidase, with amino-acid sequence MNSTEKISNHPCLLLLLALLVSSFVACKKNEPVRDEAPVSPTTGTRSQFTADSIFLYARQTYLWNDVLPDYQIFNPRSYMASGSDLLNFKQIVFSISQSKINPATGKAYEKASFEGHPKYSYIQSLNGASGILAAVNSEGEGTDFGIEVSSVGNDLYLRIVYPGSAAAASGLQRGDQLLKVNGQPATAGLILSALEGQTLSLTLQKKDGSLRDVTLNKSAYQSNPVLKTAEYLLNGTKLGYLAISQFNHLNSSKTALDQAFAQFAGSGITDLVIDLRYNLGGYVGTAKYLANLIASRNLNGKVMFTEHFNTQMQEGKASILKHQLYADENNQPVYLNGRRATYADVDFSVKGNTYNFEKAGGLETVKNLYFIVGSQTASASEMLINSLKPYFKVTLIGQQTYGKPVGFFGIKIDRYELYLSSFLIRNSAGFSDYFDGIPVDISANDDVTHDFGEENEACMNAVLKTIPGNGQKSQAKKMSVKEPDAAASFSSPVKHISTGKGIPGMIEQGLKLRIN; translated from the coding sequence TTGAATTCTACAGAAAAAATAAGCAATCATCCCTGTTTATTGCTGCTGCTGGCTTTGCTGGTCAGCAGCTTTGTTGCGTGTAAGAAAAACGAGCCGGTCAGGGACGAAGCTCCTGTTTCTCCAACAACGGGTACCAGAAGTCAGTTTACTGCTGATTCCATCTTTTTATATGCCCGTCAGACCTATCTATGGAATGATGTTTTGCCCGATTATCAGATTTTTAATCCAAGGAGCTATATGGCTTCAGGTTCAGATCTGTTAAATTTTAAGCAAATTGTTTTTTCAATCAGCCAGTCTAAAATAAACCCGGCTACGGGAAAGGCTTATGAGAAAGCAAGTTTTGAGGGGCATCCTAAATATTCTTATATACAATCGCTAAATGGTGCTTCAGGCATACTGGCCGCGGTTAATTCGGAAGGAGAAGGAACTGATTTTGGCATAGAAGTCAGCAGTGTTGGCAATGACTTATACCTCAGAATCGTTTATCCTGGTTCGGCAGCTGCTGCTTCCGGATTGCAAAGAGGGGATCAGCTGCTCAAAGTGAACGGCCAGCCAGCTACCGCAGGACTAATTTTGTCTGCGCTGGAAGGTCAGACCCTGAGCTTAACATTGCAGAAGAAAGACGGAAGTCTGCGGGATGTGACATTGAATAAATCCGCTTACCAAAGCAATCCGGTATTGAAAACTGCTGAATACCTTTTGAATGGCACAAAACTCGGCTACCTTGCCATCAGCCAGTTTAACCATCTGAACAGTTCAAAAACCGCACTGGACCAGGCTTTTGCGCAGTTTGCAGGTTCCGGGATCACTGATCTGGTGATTGACCTGCGTTACAATTTGGGTGGATACGTGGGAACGGCTAAATACCTGGCGAACTTAATTGCTTCCCGCAATTTAAACGGGAAGGTGATGTTTACCGAGCATTTCAATACACAAATGCAGGAGGGAAAAGCCAGTATTTTGAAGCATCAGCTTTATGCTGACGAGAACAATCAGCCGGTCTACCTGAACGGAAGGAGGGCTACTTATGCCGATGTAGATTTTTCGGTGAAAGGCAATACCTATAATTTCGAAAAAGCAGGTGGTTTGGAGACGGTTAAAAACCTGTATTTTATTGTCGGCAGTCAGACTGCTTCGGCAAGTGAAATGCTGATCAATAGTTTGAAACCCTATTTTAAGGTGACTTTGATCGGACAACAGACTTATGGTAAACCGGTAGGGTTCTTTGGAATAAAAATAGACCGGTACGAGCTGTACTTATCCAGTTTTCTCATTCGGAATTCAGCAGGCTTTAGCGATTATTTTGATGGTATACCGGTCGATATTTCGGCCAATGACGATGTGACCCATGATTTTGGGGAGGAGAATGAAGCTTGTATGAATGCGGTTTTGAAGACCATACCTGGGAATGGCCAAAAGAGTCAGGCCAAAAAGATGTCGGTTAAGGAGCCGGATGCTGCGGCTTCCTTTTCTAGTCCTGTAAAGCACATTTCGACAGGAAAAGGGATTCCCGGAATGATAGAACAAGGATTGAAATTAAGAATAAATTGA
- a CDS encoding DUF6686 family protein encodes MCKTRVLSTKGDTVVSSCMGCKMYYLWHNNLLLNFTSEAFESFREVVNSLPFHKNSLPFPDDEERIILHTPNDDICFAFCYDEFETFKQAIDEAIYMNEVYVLMSK; translated from the coding sequence ATGTGTAAAACAAGAGTATTGAGTACTAAAGGGGATACCGTAGTGAGCAGTTGTATGGGTTGTAAGATGTATTATCTGTGGCATAATAATTTACTGCTGAACTTTACTTCGGAAGCTTTTGAGTCCTTTAGAGAGGTGGTAAACAGTCTTCCTTTCCATAAGAACAGTCTTCCTTTTCCCGACGATGAAGAAAGGATCATCTTACATACCCCGAATGATGACATCTGCTTTGCCTTTTGTTATGATGAATTTGAAACGTTTAAGCAGGCAATCGATGAAGCCATATACATGAATGAAGTGTATGTGCTGATGAGTAAGTAA
- a CDS encoding AraC family transcriptional regulator yields MKIKSKIEGSEDWLFIEEIPEMYAPNTPLSEKNINIRIPAVQKLVNYQLSAGGLFLVHSTMQFNEPVKVLSEVEGETITSQFIFYGSNAAGDKTIAKSSRRTGSRHNIRYIPSLKGKYPMLPDIEYKYFLLVLSRSYYFHLIDQHSMLHTDFVREILKGKYTSFAAKDLSVTGEMRRVINDICECKRTGELKRLHTESKILELLMLQLEQMQSGVEVEKYLIKQDDLKKIEHARAVLEESYRYPPTIIELSKLVALNEFKLKRGFKEYYGTTIYGYVTRLRMEQAKSLILEEKMSIGQVANAVGFNHQSHLTDAFKRYFGILPSEVNQGQES; encoded by the coding sequence ATGAAGATTAAATCGAAAATAGAGGGTTCAGAAGATTGGTTGTTTATAGAAGAAATTCCGGAAATGTATGCGCCCAATACGCCGCTTTCAGAAAAGAACATTAACATCCGGATTCCTGCCGTACAGAAGCTGGTCAATTACCAGCTGAGCGCGGGAGGACTTTTTTTGGTGCATTCTACCATGCAGTTTAATGAGCCGGTAAAAGTGCTTTCCGAAGTGGAAGGGGAGACCATCACCTCTCAGTTTATCTTTTATGGTTCGAATGCTGCGGGGGATAAAACGATTGCAAAAAGCAGCAGGCGGACGGGAAGCAGGCATAACATCCGTTATATTCCTTCCCTGAAAGGGAAATATCCCATGCTGCCGGACATTGAATATAAATACTTTTTACTCGTGCTTTCCAGGTCGTATTATTTTCATTTGATTGATCAGCACTCCATGCTGCATACCGATTTCGTGCGGGAGATCCTAAAGGGAAAATACACTTCATTTGCGGCCAAAGATCTTTCTGTAACCGGCGAAATGAGGCGGGTGATCAATGATATTTGTGAATGTAAAAGGACAGGAGAATTGAAGCGTTTACATACCGAATCAAAAATTCTGGAATTGCTGATGTTGCAGCTCGAACAGATGCAATCGGGCGTAGAGGTAGAAAAATACCTGATTAAACAAGATGACCTGAAAAAGATTGAGCATGCCAGAGCCGTTCTGGAAGAAAGTTACCGCTATCCGCCCACCATTATTGAGCTGTCGAAATTAGTGGCTTTAAATGAATTTAAGCTCAAGCGTGGATTTAAAGAATACTACGGAACAACGATTTATGGTTATGTAACGAGATTGAGAATGGAGCAAGCTAAAAGCCTGATTCTGGAAGAGAAAATGAGCATAGGGCAGGTGGCAAATGCCGTAGGTTTTAACCATCAGAGTCATTTAACGGACGCATTTAAGCGCTATTTCGGCATTTTACCAAGTGAGGTAAACCAGGGACAGGAGTCCTGA
- the gatB gene encoding Asp-tRNA(Asn)/Glu-tRNA(Gln) amidotransferase subunit GatB, producing the protein MSTNTLVSSSEFELVSGLEIHVQLNTQTKIFSSDSASFGAKPNEHISTVSLALPGALPKLNREVVAKAVRMGLALNCTINQLNYFDRKNYFYADLPKGYQITQDNKPICQNGFLMVTLANGEEKRIGINRIHLEEDAGKSLHDQDDQYSFVDLNRAGVPLIEIVTEPDIRSAEEASALLTEMRKLVRHLNVSDGNMEEGSLRCDANISIRKKGTTEFGTRCEVKNLNSIRNVRRAMEFEFSRQEQVITEGGRIIQSTLNFDAEQGTTSPMRTKEEANDYRYFPDPDLPPIHISDEWLAQIKAEMPALPAEISKRLVAEFGVNASEAAMLSEDHELLTYFNGALAHVNHQKSLVNWLTGAIRALLNEQGISIADFKLAPVQLAGLINLVDDKKITQQIALQQLLPELIKQPDSVAAELAASLNLLIAENGDELSGFVAEVLSKYQPQVEAYKKGKKGVLGLFVGEVMKLAKGKADAQKINELLQDKLK; encoded by the coding sequence ATGAGTACGAATACCCTAGTTTCTTCATCAGAATTTGAATTGGTATCTGGTCTGGAAATCCACGTACAGCTAAATACACAAACAAAGATCTTCTCTTCAGATAGTGCTTCTTTTGGTGCTAAACCTAATGAACACATTTCTACAGTTTCCCTTGCCTTGCCCGGTGCACTGCCGAAGCTCAACAGGGAGGTGGTTGCCAAAGCAGTCCGCATGGGACTTGCCTTAAACTGTACGATTAACCAGTTGAATTACTTCGACCGGAAGAATTATTTCTATGCAGATTTGCCTAAGGGGTACCAGATTACTCAGGACAACAAGCCCATTTGTCAGAATGGATTCCTGATGGTGACCCTGGCCAATGGAGAAGAAAAGAGAATCGGGATCAACCGGATTCACCTGGAAGAAGACGCAGGAAAAAGCTTACATGATCAGGACGATCAGTATTCTTTTGTCGACCTGAACAGGGCAGGAGTGCCACTTATTGAGATTGTGACGGAGCCTGATATCCGCTCTGCGGAAGAAGCTTCGGCTTTATTAACGGAAATGAGGAAGCTTGTGCGTCACCTGAATGTGAGTGATGGCAATATGGAAGAAGGCAGTTTGCGTTGCGATGCGAACATCTCGATCCGTAAAAAAGGAACCACGGAATTTGGAACGCGTTGTGAAGTGAAAAACCTGAACTCTATCCGTAATGTGCGCAGGGCGATGGAATTTGAATTTAGCCGTCAGGAGCAAGTGATTACTGAGGGCGGACGCATCATTCAAAGCACGCTTAATTTTGATGCTGAGCAGGGAACAACCTCGCCAATGCGGACTAAGGAAGAGGCCAACGATTACCGTTATTTCCCTGATCCGGATCTTCCACCCATCCATATTTCTGATGAATGGCTGGCACAGATCAAGGCAGAAATGCCTGCATTACCAGCGGAAATTTCTAAACGTCTGGTGGCAGAATTTGGAGTGAATGCTTCTGAAGCGGCCATGCTTTCCGAAGATCATGAGTTACTAACCTATTTTAACGGGGCCTTAGCCCATGTAAATCATCAGAAAAGCCTGGTAAACTGGCTAACAGGAGCGATCAGGGCTTTATTGAATGAACAGGGAATCAGCATTGCCGATTTTAAACTGGCACCGGTACAACTGGCTGGATTGATCAACCTTGTAGATGATAAAAAAATTACCCAGCAGATCGCCTTGCAACAACTGCTTCCGGAATTGATCAAACAACCGGATTCGGTAGCGGCTGAACTGGCAGCATCGTTAAACCTGCTGATTGCGGAAAATGGGGATGAGCTGTCTGGTTTTGTAGCCGAAGTACTGTCGAAATATCAGCCCCAGGTAGAAGCGTATAAAAAAGGTAAAAAGGGAGTATTGGGTCTTTTTGTTGGTGAAGTGATGAAACTTGCCAAAGGAAAAGCCGATGCTCAGAAAATAAATGAATTGTTACAGGATAAATTAAAGTAA
- a CDS encoding TlpA disulfide reductase family protein, which translates to MKRISYLLLVCLAFAACKDKSKFMISGEFKNATPKSKVYLFGLQKDNVLPLDSTVFSEKGEFKFSHSTPGVDFFRISAGNSEYMIIAKNGDDIKISADLSDKNLAYKLSGAAEADKLEELNVTKHQYMTRIAAIQTQFDETVASQPQNRDMIMEQMRPKYTEEIDGLNKAVLKFAQDNSSSLAGFYAINLLNPSEYEKEMVAYSDKIKSSFNDNAAVTEFLVKMAKLKALQIGQQAPDFTINGLDGKPMKLTDFKGKYVLLDFWASWCMPCRQENPNLVKAYNTYKGKNFTVLGISLDKDLGAWKNAIAADQLAWSHAGELKDFEGPTVRLYQIEAIPSSFLLDPNGKILAKNLRGEELEAFLNKTLR; encoded by the coding sequence ATGAAAAGAATCAGTTATCTATTATTGGTATGTCTTGCCTTTGCCGCATGTAAAGACAAAAGTAAATTTATGATCAGCGGGGAGTTTAAAAATGCAACCCCAAAAAGTAAAGTTTACTTATTTGGTTTACAAAAAGACAATGTACTGCCTTTAGATTCTACCGTATTTTCGGAAAAAGGGGAGTTTAAATTCTCTCACAGCACTCCTGGTGTAGATTTTTTCAGGATCTCTGCCGGAAACAGTGAATACATGATCATTGCTAAAAACGGAGATGACATTAAGATCTCTGCTGATTTATCCGATAAAAATTTAGCCTATAAATTATCTGGTGCTGCTGAAGCAGATAAACTGGAAGAACTGAATGTGACCAAACATCAGTATATGACGAGGATTGCGGCGATTCAAACCCAGTTTGACGAGACGGTAGCATCACAACCTCAGAACAGAGATATGATCATGGAGCAGATGAGGCCAAAATATACAGAAGAGATCGATGGATTGAATAAAGCAGTTTTAAAGTTTGCTCAGGATAATTCCAGCTCTTTAGCAGGTTTTTATGCCATTAACTTATTGAATCCATCGGAATATGAGAAAGAGATGGTGGCTTATTCTGACAAGATTAAAAGCAGTTTCAACGACAATGCGGCGGTAACTGAGTTTTTGGTGAAGATGGCGAAGCTGAAAGCTTTACAGATCGGACAGCAGGCACCTGACTTTACCATTAATGGTTTAGACGGAAAACCAATGAAATTAACCGATTTCAAAGGTAAATATGTATTGCTGGATTTCTGGGCTTCCTGGTGTATGCCTTGTCGCCAGGAGAATCCAAACCTGGTAAAAGCATACAATACTTATAAAGGAAAGAATTTTACAGTGCTTGGAATTTCTTTAGATAAAGACCTCGGTGCCTGGAAAAACGCCATTGCTGCGGATCAACTGGCCTGGTCACATGCCGGAGAATTGAAAGATTTTGAAGGTCCAACAGTAAGGTTGTATCAGATTGAAGCGATTCCAAGTTCCTTTTTATTAGACCCTAACGGTAAAATTCTGGCTAAAAACCTACGTGGTGAAGAGTTGGAGGCATTCTTAAATAAAACTTTACGATAA
- a CDS encoding response regulator transcription factor: MSTVKQKILIVDDEPDILELIEYNLKKEGYQVFLASNGQEGITVAKKVHPDLIILDIMMPKMDGIEACRLMRAIPEFKNTFMVFLTARSEEYSEIAGFNVGADDYIAKPIKPRALISRINAILRRNSSADEVSDNKVEIGDLVIDREAYLVFQGGQKVVLAKKEFELLYLLASKPGKVYTRESILKNIWEDSVVVTNRTIDVHIRKLREKLGERYVATVKGVGYKFELS; encoded by the coding sequence ATGAGCACCGTAAAACAGAAGATACTTATTGTTGATGATGAACCAGATATTTTAGAGTTAATAGAATATAACTTGAAAAAAGAAGGTTATCAGGTTTTTTTGGCCAGCAACGGCCAGGAAGGGATTACGGTTGCTAAGAAAGTTCATCCCGATCTGATCATTCTCGACATCATGATGCCTAAAATGGATGGGATCGAAGCCTGCAGGTTAATGCGTGCGATTCCGGAGTTTAAAAACACATTTATGGTATTTTTAACGGCCAGAAGTGAGGAGTATTCAGAGATTGCCGGTTTTAACGTTGGTGCGGACGATTACATTGCGAAGCCGATTAAGCCGAGAGCATTGATTAGTAGGATTAATGCCATATTAAGAAGAAATTCCAGTGCGGATGAAGTTTCTGATAATAAAGTAGAAATTGGCGATCTTGTGATCGACAGAGAAGCTTACCTTGTTTTTCAAGGCGGACAGAAAGTGGTTTTAGCCAAAAAAGAATTTGAATTATTGTACTTACTGGCTTCTAAACCGGGAAAAGTATACACCAGAGAATCTATTTTGAAAAACATCTGGGAAGACTCTGTAGTGGTTACCAACCGGACCATTGATGTGCATATTCGTAAGCTTCGTGAAAAATTAGGGGAACGATATGTGGCAACAGTGAAGGGTGTAGGCTATAAATTCGAACTTTCTTAG
- a CDS encoding RluA family pseudouridine synthase yields the protein MKYPSFKDLILFENDDYIVVNKPPFVASLDERGGSGEVNILRLAKQYSADAQVCHRLDKETSGAIIIAKTPEAYRSVAMQFEKRKVNKVYHAVVDGQFTFNELFIDLPILNDGNKSVTIDRKEGKRAETIFNSIKNYRHYTLVECKPITGRMHQIRIHLATQRAAIAGDDMYRGKPVFLSSMKKGYRIAKDDEELPIMKRFALHARHLVFKGLDGTDIVIEAPYPKDFATLIKLLDKFDA from the coding sequence TTGAAATATCCTTCTTTTAAAGATCTTATCCTATTCGAAAACGATGATTATATCGTTGTAAATAAACCTCCATTTGTAGCCTCGCTGGATGAGCGTGGCGGATCAGGCGAGGTCAATATATTACGTTTGGCAAAGCAGTATTCTGCTGACGCACAGGTATGTCATCGTTTAGACAAAGAAACTTCAGGTGCGATTATTATAGCAAAAACACCTGAAGCTTATCGCTCTGTAGCGATGCAATTTGAAAAACGTAAAGTGAACAAAGTGTACCATGCAGTGGTAGACGGACAGTTTACTTTTAACGAGCTATTTATCGACCTTCCCATCCTCAATGATGGGAATAAGAGCGTTACCATCGACAGAAAAGAGGGTAAACGTGCAGAAACTATCTTTAATTCCATAAAAAATTACCGTCATTACACCCTGGTAGAATGTAAGCCGATTACTGGTCGCATGCACCAGATCAGGATTCACCTGGCCACTCAAAGGGCAGCGATTGCCGGGGATGACATGTACCGTGGAAAACCGGTTTTCCTTTCCAGCATGAAAAAAGGATACCGCATTGCGAAAGATGATGAAGAGTTACCGATTATGAAGCGCTTTGCCCTACATGCCAGACATCTGGTATTTAAAGGACTGGATGGCACTGATATTGTGATCGAAGCCCCTTATCCGAAAGACTTTGCAACGCTCATCAAATTACTCGATAAATTTGACGCTTAA
- a CDS encoding chloride channel protein — protein sequence MYVRLVNYVDAINQYRRTKISNRNFLVIAALIVGVLAGLAASLLKTITHHIEDFLQTGFHWEYKYYLFFFFPFIGILLSVMYVRRFIRKGKFETGLTPLLYTISRKSSKVEPHNIYSQIITAAMTVGFGGSTGLEAPIVTSGAGIGSVVGRFLGLSYRETTMLLACGAAAGIAGAFNSPIAGIVFAIEILLPEFTIPAFIPLLLASATAAVVARLFYNEQLFFLVTEGWKMDALIYYVILAALIGFFSIYFTKANSFIKGFFYKINHPYKKVVLGGLMLGLLVFLFPTLYGEGYITIKNLLGGNYFAVINNSIFSSYSNLPWVVLLFTLITLFAKSAATLITLGAGGNGGIFAPSLIMGGLMGFMVAYTVNTLGIAHLNVANFIVAGMAASLSAIMHAPLTGIFLIAEITGGYVLMVPLMITSAISYLINRSANKYSIYTKPLAEKGELSSHEDKDTTVLNMMKLKYLVERDYLVLNEEDVIGERLNEILQSKRNIFPVIGGEELCFKGLIYVEDVLKKGINHTDQQEMKVEELMVAAPDTLHLDDPMKIVLQKMEKENAWLLPVLNNQDKYIGFVSKTAIFNKYRALLSRQADYME from the coding sequence ATGTACGTACGGCTGGTAAATTATGTAGACGCAATTAACCAATACCGGAGGACGAAGATCTCAAACAGAAACTTTTTAGTGATTGCAGCATTGATTGTCGGCGTTCTTGCCGGGCTTGCTGCATCACTGCTGAAGACCATCACACACCATATTGAGGATTTCCTGCAAACAGGATTTCATTGGGAATACAAGTATTATCTTTTTTTCTTCTTTCCTTTTATAGGAATCTTATTGTCGGTCATGTATGTCCGCAGGTTCATTAGAAAGGGGAAGTTTGAAACCGGCTTAACGCCTTTGCTGTACACCATTTCCAGGAAATCAAGTAAGGTAGAACCCCATAACATTTATTCCCAGATCATTACTGCCGCCATGACAGTTGGTTTTGGTGGATCAACAGGGTTGGAAGCACCGATTGTAACGAGTGGTGCCGGAATTGGTTCTGTGGTTGGCCGCTTCCTGGGTTTATCTTACAGGGAGACGACGATGTTATTGGCCTGTGGCGCCGCTGCGGGGATCGCTGGTGCATTTAACAGTCCGATTGCAGGGATTGTGTTCGCTATTGAAATTTTGTTGCCTGAATTCACGATTCCGGCCTTTATTCCTTTGTTGCTTGCTTCTGCTACAGCAGCGGTCGTGGCGAGGCTGTTTTACAATGAGCAATTGTTTTTCCTCGTTACGGAAGGATGGAAAATGGATGCCCTGATCTATTATGTGATCCTGGCAGCTTTAATCGGTTTCTTTTCCATTTATTTTACTAAGGCAAACAGCTTCATAAAAGGTTTCTTTTATAAGATCAATCATCCTTATAAAAAAGTAGTGCTGGGTGGTTTGATGCTCGGATTACTCGTGTTTTTATTCCCTACTTTGTACGGGGAAGGTTACATTACGATTAAGAATCTGTTAGGGGGAAATTACTTTGCGGTTATCAATAACAGCATTTTTTCTTCTTATAGTAACCTGCCATGGGTGGTGTTATTGTTTACATTGATCACACTTTTTGCTAAATCTGCAGCCACACTCATTACTTTAGGTGCCGGTGGAAATGGGGGGATTTTTGCCCCGAGTCTGATTATGGGCGGATTAATGGGCTTTATGGTGGCTTATACCGTCAATACCCTCGGAATCGCTCATTTGAATGTGGCCAATTTTATTGTGGCAGGAATGGCAGCCTCACTCAGTGCGATTATGCATGCCCCGCTGACCGGGATCTTCCTGATTGCGGAAATTACGGGCGGTTACGTGTTAATGGTTCCTTTGATGATCACTTCGGCGATCTCTTACCTGATCAACAGGAGTGCAAATAAGTATTCTATTTATACCAAGCCACTGGCAGAGAAAGGGGAGCTGTCTTCTCATGAAGATAAAGACACTACGGTATTGAACATGATGAAATTGAAGTACCTGGTAGAGCGTGATTACCTGGTGCTGAATGAAGAAGATGTCATTGGCGAAAGGTTAAATGAAATTCTGCAATCCAAACGGAATATTTTTCCGGTGATCGGAGGGGAGGAGCTGTGTTTTAAAGGATTGATTTATGTGGAAGATGTGCTGAAGAAAGGTATTAACCATACGGATCAGCAGGAGATGAAGGTGGAGGAATTAATGGTTGCCGCTCCGGATACTTTACACCTTGATGATCCGATGAAAATCGTGTTGCAGAAAATGGAAAAGGAAAATGCCTGGCTGTTGCCTGTTTTAAATAATCAGGATAAGTACATTGGCTTTGTCTCCAAAACGGCGATCTTCAATAAGTACCGTGCTTTGTTGAGCAGACAGGCCGATTACATGGAATAA